From Cygnus atratus isolate AKBS03 ecotype Queensland, Australia chromosome 1, CAtr_DNAZoo_HiC_assembly, whole genome shotgun sequence, the proteins below share one genomic window:
- the AQP11 gene encoding aquaporin-11: MAIGGIWPSLLLMAGIVAAVGLCRSLVRRRLHAHPRLCSFLLEAFSTFQVCACTNELCLLGNVEPKPHTALTLTYGFTVLHGSTLTGSTCNPCGVLQPLWGGGTSLKAGGLKIGAQFVAAVLARVFMHFVWRLGIAEAHPGALSQGCGNPMQTTEVQAFCVELLFSVVFQLTILQVETVKPSYRVHLIALLITMLVYAGGNLTGAIFNPALAFSLHPKCFYDNFLIYSLVYWIAPSLGTILVAFVWKSFLGYPEMPTSEF, from the exons ATGGCCATCGGTGGCATCTGGCCGTCGCTGCTGCTGATGGCAGGCATCGTGGCGGCGGTGGGATTGTGCAGGAGCCTGGTTCGCCGCCGCCTGCACGCCCACCCACgcctctgctccttcctcctggaGGCTTTCAGCACCTTCCAGGTGTGTGCGTGCACTAACGAGCTCTGCCTGCTCGGCAACGTGGAGCCCAAGCCTCACACGGCGCTCACGCTCACCTATGGTTTCACCGTCCTGCACGGCTCGACGCTGACCGGCAGCACGTGCAATCCCTGCGGCGTCTTGCAGCCCCTGTGGGGCGGTGGGACCTCGCTCAAGGCGGGTGGGCTGAAGATCGGGGCTCAGTTTGTGGCCGCCGTGCTCGCCAGAGTTTTTATGCACTTCGTCTGGAGGCTGGGGATTGCAGAGGCACATCCTGGAGCGCTCTCGCAGGGCTGCGGCAACCCCATGCAGACTACGGAGGTGCAGGCTTTCTGCGTAGAACTGCTCTTCTCGGTCGTTTTCCAGCTGACCATCCTACAAGTGGAAACTGTTAAGCCCAGCTACCGAGTCCATTTGATTGCTCTTCTCATCACCATGCTCGTTTATGCAG gtGGAAATCTCACAGGAGCAATATTTAACCCAGCGTTGGCTTTTTCATTACATCCAAAATGTTTCTACGACAATTTTTTGATTTATTCACTAGTCTATTGGATAGCACCATCCTTAG gtACAATACTTGTGGCTTTTGTATGGAAATCCTTCCTCGGATACCCTGAGATGCCAACTTCCGAATTTTAG